A single genomic interval of Daucus carota subsp. sativus chromosome 1, DH1 v3.0, whole genome shotgun sequence harbors:
- the LOC108207062 gene encoding large ribosomal subunit protein eL22z, translated as MSKVTGGAGKGGKKKGATFVIDCGKPVEDKIMDIASLEKFLQERIKVGGKAGALGDSVTVVREKSKITVTSDSTFSKRYLKYLTKKYLKKNNVRDWLRVIASNKDRNVYELRYFNIAENEGEEED; from the exons ATGAGTAAAGTCACCGGAGGCGCCGGAAAGGGGGGAAAGAAGAAGGGAGCGACGTTCGTGATCGACTGCGGAAAGCCGGTGGAAGATAAGATCATGGACATCGCTTCTCTCGAGAAGTTTCTGCAGGAGAGAATTAAGGTCGGCGGGAAAGCCGGAGCTCTCGGAGACTCCGTCACCGTCGTGCGTGAGAAGAGCAAGATCACTGTCACCTCCGACAGTACCTTCTCCAAGAG GTATTTGAAATACTTGACAAAGAAGTACCTGAAGAAGAACAATGTGAGGGATTGGTTGAGGGTTATTGCCTCCAACAAAGACCGAAATGTTTACGAGTTGCGATACTTTAACATCGCTGAAAACGAAGGCGAAGAGGAGGATTAA
- the LOC108209070 gene encoding large ribosomal subunit protein eL22z, with amino-acid sequence MSKVTGGAGKGGKKKGATFVIDCGKPVEDKIMDIASLEKFLQERIKVGGKAGALGDSVTVVREKSKITVTSDSTFSKRYLKYLTKKYLKKNNVRDWLRVIASNKDRNVYELRYFNIAENEGEEED; translated from the exons ATGAGCAAAGTCACCGGAGGCGCCGGAAAGGGGGGGAAGAAGAAGGGAGCGACGTTCGTGATCGACTGCGGAAAGCCTGTGGAAGATAAGATCATGGACATCGCTTCTCTCGAGAAGTTTCTGCAGGAGAGAATTAAGGTCGGCGGGAAAGCCGGAGCTCTCGGAGACTCCGTCACCGTCGTGCGTGAGAAGAGCAAGATCACTGTCACCTCCGACAGTACCTTCTCCAAGAG GTATTTGAAATACTTGACAAAGAAGTACCTGAAGAAGAACAATGTGAGGGATTGGTTGAGGGTTATTGCCTCCAACAAAGACCGAAATGTTTACGAGTTGCGATACTTTAACATTGCTGAAAACGAAGGAGAAGAGGAGGATTAA
- the LOC108215206 gene encoding DNA-directed RNA polymerases II, IV and V subunit 8B isoform X2, with translation MVHFHFDDIIKVDRLDADGKKYDKARSEQLKMQLHLDVHSELCPVRVGDKFRIVLADTLNEDGSAVTSLLPKGKQNSLADKFEYVMHGLLYKISDEGSDANAEKVARLSFGGLQLVLKGDAAKMESFKVHEKYFLCMRKV, from the exons ATGGTTCACTTTCACTTTGATGATATTATTAAGGTTGATCGCTTGGATGCCGATGGTAAAAAGTACGACAAAG CTCGAAGTGAGCAATTGAAAATGCAGCTGCATCTAGATGTGCACTCAGAACTTTGTCCTGTTCGTGTCGGGGATAAGTTTAGGATCGTGTTGGCTGATACTCTGAATGAAGATGGTTCAGCTGTTACAAGCCTTTTACCTAAG GGCAAACAGAATTCACTTGCGGATAAATTTGAGTATGTCATGCACGGACTGCTGTATAAGATATCAGATGAGGGATCTGACGCTAATGCTGAAAA AGTGGCACGTTTATCATTTGGAGGACTTCAATTGGTGCTGAAGGGCGACGCTGCCAAGATGGAAAGTTTCAAGGTTCATGAGAAATATTTTCTCTGTATGAGGAAGGTTTGA
- the LOC108204870 gene encoding blue-light photoreceptor PHR2, whose protein sequence is MESKLQTPDTQEDKNDTQQLSLPKSLPIASITLSLSSLLPTHFFLPPKITSLFSSSPSRVKIPSQISALYDASLSSSCSTLSPQKPFFKSTVSPTPLQNTLFLNPKRPSEPSNAAGLRRASIVWFRNDLRVNDNECLTAANNESMSVLPVYCFDPTDYGKSSSGFDKTGPYRATFLIESVSDLRKNLQAKGSDLVVRIGKPESVLAELAKAVGAEAVYSHQEVSHDEVKAEGKIENVMKDEGLEVKYFWGSTLYHVEDLPFKLEEMPTNYGGFREKVQGLEVRKTIAALDQLKGLPKAGDVEPGEIPSLSDLGLNSAAAVGQDGKPAASASLVGGETEAMQRLKKFAAECQAQPHKPSKDGSSDSIYGANFSCRISPWLAMGCLSPRAMFDELKSSASRSISAASTKKDGGSGSSDTGMNWLLYELLWRDFFRFITKKYSSAKQRNAAPVTACTGAVA, encoded by the exons ATGGAGTCCAAATTACAAACCCCAGATACCCAAGAAGATAAAAATGATACCCAACAGCTCTCTCTCCCCAAATCTCTCCCAATTGCTTCAATTACACTATCTCTCTCCTCACTTCTCCCTACCCATTTCTTCCTCCCTCCTAAAATCACTTCCCTTTTCTCGTCTTCTCCGTCTAGAGTCAAAATCCCGTCGCAAATCTCTGCTCTTTACGACGCTTCTCTCTCTAGTTCTTGCTCCACTCTCTCTCCTCAGAAGCCGTTCTTTAAGTCCACCGTCTCTCCGACCCCTTTACAGAATACTCTGTTCTTGAACCCTAAACGCCCTTCTGAGCCTTCGAATGCGGCTGGGTTACGGAGGGCTTCGATTGTTTGGTTTAGAAATGATCTTAGGGTTAATGACAATGAGTGTCTCACTGCTGCTAATAATGAGTCTATGTCTGTGCTTCCGGTGTATTGTTTTGACCCAACTGATTATGGGAAATCGAGTAGTGGGTTCGATAAGACGGGCCCGTATCGAGCTACATTTTTGATTGAGTCTGTGTCGGATTTGAGGAAGAATTTGCAGGCGAAAGGGTCGGATTTGGTGGTGAGGATCGGGAAGCCGGAGTCGGTTTTGGCTGAGTTGGCTAAGGCGGTTGGGGCGGAAGCGGTTTATTCGCATCAAGAGGTTTCGCATGATGAGGTTAAGGCCGAGGGGAAAATTGAGAATGTGATGAAAGATGAGGGGTTGGAAGTTAAGTACTTCTGGGGAAGTACATTGTATCATGTTGAGGATTTGCCATTTAAGTTGGAGGAAATGCCGACTAATTATGGGGGGTTCAGGGAGAAAGTTCAAGGTTTGGAGGTTAGGAAGACAATAGCAGCGTTGGATCAGTTGAAGGGGTTGCCTAAAGCAGGAGATGTAGAGCCTGGGGAGATTCCGTCTCTGTCTGATTTGGGTCTTAATTCTGCAGCAGCAGTGGGGCAG GATGGGAAACCTGCTGCTAGTGCTTCTCTAGTGGGAGGTGAGACTGAAGCAATGCAGAGGCTTAAAAAATTTGCTGCTGAATGCCAGGCACAACCTCACAAGCCAAGCAAGGACGGTAGTAGTGATAGCATCTATGGTGCAAACTTCTCCTGTAGAATCTCACCATGGCTAGCTATGGGCTGCCTTTCTCCACGGGCCATGTTCGACGAGCTTAAGAGTTCTGCTTCCAG ATCAATTTCTGCTGCTTCAACCAAGAAAGATGGTGGCAGTGGGTCATCTGATACTGGAATGAATTGGTTATTGTATGAGCTGTTGTGGAGGGATTTCTTCAG GTTCATTACTAAAAAGTATAGTTCCGCCAAACAGAGGAATGCTGCTCCAGTCACAGCTTGTACAGGTGCTGTTGCCTGA
- the LOC108194820 gene encoding pentatricopeptide repeat-containing protein At3g62890 has product MSKLMIQTTHPILNLRHPSFESFIWNTLIRTQSQSNSSCSTNAIASPLSIYFRMRFHNVSPDFHTFPFLLPSFNSPSHFLSGQNIHSQILRFGFGSDPFVQTCLINMYCFCGHLGCAHQVFDEIDEPDLLSWNSMVNANVKMGLVDVARGLFDAMPVKNVVSWSCMLNGYVKFGKYKECLALFREMQKLGVDCVRPNEYTMSVLLSACGKLGALEHGNWVHAYIERCGMVIDDVLGTCLINMYAKCGRVDRARWVFDNLGSSKDVITWSAMISAFAMHGHSAESLAFFSRMMCSGIKPNAVTFLGVLYACVHGGLVNEGEAYFEKMTREFGIVPSINHYGCMVDLYGRAGLIDKAWNVVNSMPMEPDVLVWGALLSGSRIAGDIKTCEIAGKKLIELEPTNSSAYVLLSNVHAKLGNWKDVRNVRDLMETKGVKKVPGCSLVELDGVIHEFFVGDESHPETREIYMMLQEMMSRLKLEGYVSNTGEVLLDLDEEAKEKALWLHSEKLAIAFAILKTSAGTPIRIVKNLRICRDCHVAIKMISNIYGREIVIRDCNRFHHFTEGICSCGDYW; this is encoded by the coding sequence ATGAGCAAGCTGATGATTCAAACCACCCACCCAATTCTAAATTTGAGGCACCCATCTTTCGAATCGTTCATTTGGAACACTCTCATTCGAACCCAATCTCAATCCAATTCATCTTGCTCCACTAATGCCATTGCTTCCCCCCTCTCTATCTACTTTAGAATGCGATTTCACAATGTCTCGCCTGATTTTCACACATTCCCCTTTCTTCTACCTTCCTTCAATTCCCCTTCCCACTTCTTGTCTGGCCAAAATATCCATTCCCAGATTCTCCGCTTCGGGTTTGGTTCTGACCCTTTtgttcaaacttgtttgattaACATGTACTGTTTTTGTGGTCATTTGGGTTGTGCACACcaagtgtttgatgaaattgatgaaCCGGATTTACTGTCGTGGAATTCGATGGTGAATGCGAATGTGAAGATGGGGTTGGTTGATGTGGCGCGGGGGTTGTTTGATGCAATGCCGGTTAAGAATGTTGTTTCTTGGAGTTGTATGCTTAATGGGTATGTTAAGTTTGGGAAGTATAAGGAGTGTTTGGCGTTGTTTAGGGAAATGCAGAAGTTGGGGGTGGATTGTGTGAGGCCTAATGAGTATACGATGTCGGTCTTGTTGTCTGCGTGTGGGAAATTGGGGGCGCTTGAACATGGGAATTGGGTGCATGCTTATATTGAGAGATGTGGGATGGTGATTGATGATGTCTTAGGGACTTGTTTGATTAATATGTATGCGAAATGTGGGAGGGTTGATAGGGCGAGATGGGTTTTTGATAATTTGGGTTCGAGTAAGGATGTGATCACGTGGAGTGCCATGATCTCTGCCTTTGCTATGCATGGGCACTCTGCTGAGTCTCTTGCCTTTTTTTCAAGGATGATGTGTAGTGGGATTAAACCTAATGCTGTTACGTTCTTGGGTGTACTTTATGCGTGTGTGCATGGTGGATTAGTGAATGAAGGGGAGGCATATTTTGAGAAAATGACTAGGGAGTTTGGTATTGTCCCTTCAATCAATCACTATGGTTGTATGGTTGATCTTTACGGAAGAGCTGGTCTTATTGACAAAGCATGGAATGTTGTTAATTCAATGCCAATGGAGCCAGATGTTCTTGTATGGGGTGCTCTTCTAAGTGGGTCTAGAATAGCTGGGGACATTAAGACATGTGAGATTGCAGGCAAGAAATTGATTGAACTAGAACCTACAAATAGCTCAGCCTATGTACTTCTGTCAAATGTGCATGCCAAGTTGGGTAATTGGAAGGATGTCCGGAATGTACGAGATCTTATGGAGACAAAGGGAGTCAAGAAAGTTCCTGGCTGCAGCTTGGTGGAGCTGGATGGTGTAATACATGAGTTTTTTGTTGGAGATGAGTCTCATCCAGAGACGAGGGAAATATATATGATGCTTCAGGAGATGATGAGCAGATTAAAACTAGAAGGATATGTGAGCAACACCGGAGAAGTATTACTTGATTTGGATGAAGAAGCAAAAGAGAAGGCACTTTGGCTTCACAGTGAAAAATTGGCAATTGCATTCGCCATATTAAAGACAAGTGCTGGTACACCTATCCGCATTGTAAAAAACCTAAGGATATGTAGAGATTGTCATGTTGCCATAAAGATGATATCTAATATATATGGTCGAGAGATTGTTATAAGAGATTGTAACCGCTTTCACCATTTTACAGAAGGAATATGCTCCTGTGGTGATTATTGGTAA
- the LOC108215206 gene encoding DNA-directed RNA polymerases II, IV and V subunit 8B isoform X1: MVHFHFDDIIKVDRLDADGKKYDKVSRIEARSEQLKMQLHLDVHSELCPVRVGDKFRIVLADTLNEDGSAVTSLLPKGKQNSLADKFEYVMHGLLYKISDEGSDANAEKVARLSFGGLQLVLKGDAAKMESFKVHEKYFLCMRKV, translated from the exons ATGGTTCACTTTCACTTTGATGATATTATTAAGGTTGATCGCTTGGATGCCGATGGTAAAAAGTACGACAAAG TTTCTCGCATCGAAGCTCGAAGTGAGCAATTGAAAATGCAGCTGCATCTAGATGTGCACTCAGAACTTTGTCCTGTTCGTGTCGGGGATAAGTTTAGGATCGTGTTGGCTGATACTCTGAATGAAGATGGTTCAGCTGTTACAAGCCTTTTACCTAAG GGCAAACAGAATTCACTTGCGGATAAATTTGAGTATGTCATGCACGGACTGCTGTATAAGATATCAGATGAGGGATCTGACGCTAATGCTGAAAA AGTGGCACGTTTATCATTTGGAGGACTTCAATTGGTGCTGAAGGGCGACGCTGCCAAGATGGAAAGTTTCAAGGTTCATGAGAAATATTTTCTCTGTATGAGGAAGGTTTGA